The Kordia sp. SMS9 genome window below encodes:
- a CDS encoding S8 family serine peptidase, producing the protein MKKLLVLAIIVIAQFTVAQTQHAWVYFTDKPNVATALANPITILTQKAIDRKNNHGVAIDNRDVPVNETYISQVKTQTGITVKAKSKWFNCVHVLGTQTDIDNLLNLSFVTAIVYADRSLNMSGRSTTEAYNSRAGEKFETLVMFNYGNSANQATMIKVDKLHEMDYTGEGITVAVMDSGFPNVHTMSAFQRLRDNGDLLDGYDFVDRNPDIYAYTGNSHGTNVLSDMAGYLDGQFVGTAPDASYYLFRTEDAANETPLEESYWVEAVERADSLGVDVVNTSLGYSDFDDSRYNYTTADMDGNTAFITRGGNIAVEKGMLMVNSAGNSGNTSWGIVTAPADGDVFTIGAVDGSGNYASFSSRGRTPNIPVKPDVVAHGVGTYVIASSGGITTSNGTSFSSPIIAGAMACMVQAFPNKTNLELMQLVRESASIYSNPNNQLGYGIPDFEAAFITLSENEIENPATIQIFPNPAKAIVHINLPETTQNTTITLGNLLGKTIKVYTTTTSSQRVDVSELAAGMYLLRIEANGETITKKIIKQ; encoded by the coding sequence ATGAAAAAGTTACTCGTATTAGCAATCATAGTAATAGCCCAATTCACAGTGGCACAAACACAACACGCTTGGGTGTACTTTACGGATAAACCTAATGTAGCAACAGCGTTGGCAAATCCGATCACAATTCTTACACAAAAAGCAATTGATCGCAAAAACAATCATGGAGTTGCTATTGACAATCGTGATGTGCCTGTGAATGAAACATACATTTCACAAGTAAAAACTCAAACAGGAATTACGGTCAAAGCAAAATCTAAATGGTTCAATTGTGTACATGTTTTAGGAACACAAACAGATATTGATAACTTACTAAATCTTTCTTTTGTAACTGCCATCGTATACGCAGATCGTTCGTTAAATATGTCAGGAAGGTCTACTACAGAAGCCTACAATTCAAGAGCAGGAGAGAAGTTTGAAACGCTTGTCATGTTTAATTATGGCAATAGCGCAAATCAAGCGACAATGATAAAAGTTGACAAACTACATGAAATGGACTATACTGGCGAAGGTATTACGGTTGCCGTGATGGATAGTGGTTTCCCGAATGTACATACCATGTCTGCGTTTCAACGATTGCGTGACAATGGCGATTTGCTAGATGGCTACGATTTTGTAGATCGGAATCCAGATATTTACGCCTACACAGGAAACAGTCATGGAACCAATGTTTTATCGGATATGGCAGGATATTTAGATGGTCAATTTGTAGGAACAGCACCAGATGCAAGTTACTATCTGTTCAGAACGGAAGATGCGGCAAACGAAACACCTTTGGAAGAATCGTATTGGGTTGAAGCCGTGGAACGTGCCGATAGTTTAGGTGTTGACGTTGTGAATACTTCCTTAGGATATAGCGACTTTGACGATAGCCGTTACAATTATACCACTGCAGACATGGACGGAAATACAGCATTTATTACCAGAGGTGGAAATATTGCTGTAGAAAAAGGCATGTTGATGGTAAACTCCGCTGGAAACTCTGGAAATACTTCTTGGGGTATTGTAACTGCGCCAGCAGATGGTGACGTATTTACCATCGGAGCAGTGGATGGAAGTGGAAACTATGCTTCATTTAGTTCCAGAGGAAGAACACCAAATATTCCTGTAAAACCTGATGTAGTAGCGCATGGTGTAGGAACGTATGTGATTGCTTCTAGCGGCGGAATTACCACTTCGAACGGAACTTCATTTTCCTCTCCAATCATTGCAGGTGCGATGGCGTGTATGGTTCAAGCATTTCCAAACAAAACCAACTTAGAATTGATGCAGTTAGTGCGCGAAAGTGCTTCTATATATAGCAATCCTAACAATCAATTAGGCTACGGTATTCCGGATTTTGAAGCGGCATTCATCACCTTGTCCGAAAACGAGATTGAAAATCCTGCAACAATTCAAATCTTTCCAAATCCCGCGAAAGCGATCGTACACATCAATTTGCCAGAAACAACACAAAATACCACGATTACATTGGGAAATTTGCTCGGAAAAACCATCAAAGTGTATACTACTACGACAAGTTCTCAACGCGTTGATGTAAGTGAACTTGCAGCAGGAATGTATTTGTTGCGTATTGAAGCAAACGGAGAAACGATCACGAAAAAAATTATAAAACAATAA
- a CDS encoding nitronate monooxygenase family protein gives MALFQHNKITQLYNIQYPIIQGGMIWASGWRLASAVSNAGGLGLLGAGSMYPDVLREHIQKCKKATNKPFGVNVPMLYPNIEEIMDIIVEEGVKIVFTSAGNPKTWTPFLKENGITVTHVVSSSKFALKSQDAGVDAVVAEGFEAGGHNGREETTTLTLIPTVKEKFTIPLIAAGGIGCGKAMLAAMVLGADGVQVGSRFVATHEASSHIEFKKKVVEAKEGSTKLMLKELAPVRLLKNKFYEDIEELYATGPTVEELKTLLGRARAKRGMFEGDLVEGELEIGQVSALIHEIKPAATVVAEMISEFQERVAFVESLRSM, from the coding sequence ATGGCTTTGTTCCAACACAATAAAATCACACAATTATACAACATTCAATATCCTATCATTCAAGGCGGCATGATTTGGGCAAGCGGCTGGCGATTGGCTTCTGCGGTTAGTAATGCTGGCGGATTAGGCTTACTAGGTGCAGGTTCTATGTATCCAGATGTATTGCGTGAGCATATTCAAAAGTGTAAAAAAGCAACGAACAAACCGTTTGGTGTAAACGTTCCGATGTTGTATCCGAATATTGAAGAAATTATGGATATTATTGTGGAAGAAGGTGTGAAAATAGTGTTTACCTCGGCGGGAAATCCGAAGACATGGACGCCATTTTTAAAAGAAAACGGAATTACCGTGACGCATGTAGTAAGCAGTTCAAAATTTGCATTAAAATCACAAGATGCTGGCGTAGATGCAGTCGTAGCAGAAGGTTTTGAAGCTGGCGGACACAACGGACGTGAGGAAACAACAACCTTAACCTTGATTCCGACCGTAAAAGAAAAGTTTACCATTCCATTGATTGCTGCTGGCGGAATCGGCTGTGGAAAAGCCATGTTAGCCGCAATGGTTTTAGGAGCAGATGGCGTGCAAGTGGGAAGTAGATTTGTGGCTACGCACGAAGCATCTTCACATATAGAATTCAAGAAAAAAGTAGTCGAAGCCAAAGAAGGAAGTACCAAATTGATGCTGAAAGAACTAGCGCCAGTTCGGTTGTTGAAAAATAAATTCTACGAAGATATTGAAGAATTATATGCGACAGGTCCGACCGTAGAGGAACTCAAAACCTTATTAGGCAGAGCGCGTGCCAAACGCGGTATGTTTGAAGGCGATTTGGTAGAAGGCGAATTGGAAATTGGGCAAGTTTCTGCGTTGATTCACGAGATAAAACCTGCAGCGACGGTGGTTGCGGAAATGATTTCGGAATTTCAAGAACGTGTAGCGTTTGTGGAATCGCTTCGTTCAATGTAA
- a CDS encoding DUF2314 domain-containing protein, whose protein sequence is MKRFFFFIFLLNSLLSISQNDTETTGSVSEIGFYTTHTAWTENTIKKELKTVFPGISFVDDAPEIIDKTMAYVEAITNVEEDYPAHDMEYLSYFAEGFTETQKDNLTASKNAFIVVLYYETKDVFGHSKKLFDWVYNKTKNTDFFIYDGEVREYFTPKTWKENRVDAWENGIPNAIRQLTLHSYRQYEFCRSITFGMQRFGLPDLVIEDSPCSNVSSASEFLTIIAQLLLERTQIKDKKLLVDLDAIQNTEFKNIIVSTVNDDAKKKVTISFNTSVPMEEGDPLNELYRVDFNNKAFKNPQAYESEVYKQLFGVEDEITNISHNDEITAASERAKEKLPELRALFNEGLDQETLLLKAPFITDEGGNEWMWVEVTRWRGSTIDGILQNEPYYIKNLKSGAKVTVQQADIFDYILYKADGTTEGNETGKLIEKYGN, encoded by the coding sequence ATGAAACGTTTTTTCTTTTTTATTTTCTTACTGAATTCACTCCTAAGTATTTCACAAAATGACACGGAAACAACTGGTTCAGTTTCTGAGATTGGATTTTACACAACACATACTGCTTGGACTGAAAATACCATCAAAAAAGAACTAAAAACTGTTTTTCCAGGTATCAGTTTTGTCGATGATGCACCAGAAATAATTGACAAAACTATGGCGTATGTAGAAGCTATCACAAATGTTGAAGAAGACTATCCTGCGCACGATATGGAATATTTATCCTACTTTGCAGAAGGCTTCACTGAAACGCAAAAAGATAACTTAACAGCTTCTAAAAATGCATTTATTGTCGTATTGTATTATGAAACCAAAGATGTTTTTGGTCACTCTAAAAAATTATTTGATTGGGTATACAACAAAACAAAAAATACAGATTTTTTCATCTACGATGGCGAAGTAAGGGAGTATTTTACACCAAAAACATGGAAAGAAAATCGCGTGGATGCTTGGGAAAATGGAATTCCAAATGCCATACGTCAACTCACACTACATTCTTACCGACAATATGAATTTTGTCGTTCTATCACCTTTGGAATGCAACGTTTTGGCTTGCCTGATTTGGTGATTGAAGATTCTCCTTGCTCCAATGTGAGTAGCGCAAGTGAGTTCCTTACCATCATTGCGCAGTTACTATTAGAAAGAACACAAATCAAAGACAAAAAACTGCTTGTAGATTTGGACGCGATACAAAACACAGAATTTAAAAATATCATTGTGTCTACAGTGAATGACGATGCAAAAAAGAAGGTAACGATCAGTTTCAATACGTCAGTTCCGATGGAAGAAGGTGATCCGCTAAATGAACTATATCGAGTAGATTTTAACAACAAAGCCTTTAAAAATCCGCAAGCATACGAAAGTGAAGTGTACAAACAACTTTTTGGAGTTGAGGACGAAATTACCAATATAAGTCACAATGACGAAATTACGGCTGCAAGTGAACGTGCGAAAGAGAAATTACCAGAATTACGGGCATTATTCAATGAAGGATTAGATCAAGAAACGTTATTGCTAAAAGCTCCTTTTATTACGGATGAAGGCGGCAATGAATGGATGTGGGTTGAAGTTACACGTTGGCGTGGCAGCACAATTGATGGGATTTTGCAAAACGAACCTTATTACATTAAAAACTTAAAATCTGGCGCGAAAGTTACCGTACAACAAGCGGACATTTTCGATTATATACTATACAAAGCTGATGGTACTACAGAAGGTAATGAAACTGGAAAGTTGATTGAGAAATACGGGAATTAA